The genomic stretch TACACACAAAAACGGATTTTCGCAAATAAACATGTGATTATCTAGGTACATTTAAGAGAAAGAACCTGATGGTCTCAGTTTTTTTGTCCAAGCTTGTGCTTCTTGAGTATTGTCACATGGACTTCTGTAAGCGCAGGAgactttcaaacttttccttttcCATTTCTTAAATGGAGTCATGGTTTTATTCTCCGTGAGAACTCTGACATGTCACACAATCATTATTGCCCTCTCCCACCATACCTATGGAATACGGCTACTTTATCGACCGTATCAGACTGACCTCGTAAGTCGCTGCCACGACTCGAGGGACTTTGGACTACTGGAATTTAAGGTCTTGACTATAAGACCTGGGCACTATTAATAAAAGTAGTTGTGGTATATTCCAGTAAAGTTAACTTACTATCTATGTAATACAACTACTTTATCTTTATGCAGATATCCTTTGTGCCGCGTACGGCTCAGGGGATTTTGAACTCGCTCTATAGCCTGAAAGGACGTAATTCGTGATGAATATATCGAAATATATTACTCCTCCATCAGTTCTGATATTTGCATAAAATTTTCGGTACATTCAATTGAATAAAAAGTTTGAATTCTTGTAGAGTTAACTTACACCACACTATCCGAATTAGCGTGTTCCAACATTTGTCTGAGAGAGCTTGTCTGATCTGATTCTCAAATTCGCTTCACAAAGTATGAATGCATTTTGAACCACGCATTTATTTCACATGAAAGTACAGATACATTTTGCTGCAAGGTAGCAATTTCAAGAACTACTGTGAgccatcttctccatcttgatATAGCCTGACAAAGATTCAGCCACTGCAGCCAAAATTGCAGTACTGACCATAGCTTCAAGCTCGGGATGGCCATCATCGATCTCATACTCAATAGTTGATCTTATCACCGAAGACGTGAGCCCTTTCCCAATGATCTCACACCTGACCATGTAGTAGAGGAACCCGAGCTTCATAATGTCTCCGTCGATTGACTCTGCTTCCTTGATGTAGTTTTCATTGTCAACTTTGGTAAGTTTCTCCGTGTAGGTCTCTAGCCCAGGAATGCCTAGCAAGAAGCAAACTGTTATTGCATATAAATATACATCCACCagcttgagtagtattcaatattGGTCTCAGAATCTCACCTGGAGCAAATGTCAGCCGCCAAATTGTGCCGACATCACCATCTCCACTGGCGAGCTCAGCCTTTGCGAAGATGTGCGGAAGCAATTCAGGCACCAACTCTCCCACACGAAGCGTGCCATATACTTCCCATAGCTCAGAGGCTGGGACATCAGTCTCGAACTCATGACTCTGGCTTCCCTTCATCGCCCTTCCTTGGCCGCACTGGCCACCAACAAGCTGGAGCAGCTCAGGGTGTGAATATGTACAACTGAAAAGCTCTCTATATATTGTCAACACGTACGATTTCTATCCTTACATGGAATCTCAACTATTGAGATGCTACGGCATGTCGCACCAATAAGGAAGCACCTATTTTTGCTTGGAATTATACTATTGTCTCTGTCTATAAAAGGATATCGAAAgtctgtctaaatttgaatgtctcTAGATGCTTTTCAGTCTAAATTTGAACCTCCGatatccttttatggacggaTGGAGTACTGAAAGTTTAACATATGCCTAGACCAGCTGACGAAGTGATTCCCCTAAATGTCTTTAATTTCTCGTTTAAATTTTTTTTATTGAGAGTCGACAGACACGTCTGATTTGTTACATTTTATATACCATTGTTTGCCGAATACAGG from Lolium rigidum isolate FL_2022 chromosome 4, APGP_CSIRO_Lrig_0.1, whole genome shotgun sequence encodes the following:
- the LOC124706490 gene encoding norbelladine synthase-like — its product is MKGSQSHEFETDVPASELWEVYGTLRVGELVPELLPHIFAKAELASGDGDVGTIWRLTFAPGIPGLETYTEKLTKVDNENYIKEAESIDGDIMKLGFLYYMVRCEIIGKGLTSSVIRSTIEYEIDDGHPELEAMVSTAILAAVAESLSGYIKMEKMAHSSS